Below is a window of Camelina sativa cultivar DH55 chromosome 11, Cs, whole genome shotgun sequence DNA.
ctgcttgatcgagtaattgagaagcggtttaaaatttggaaagttggaacggtataccattttaaaattggtttcaaaccggataTATGTGATTTTCTATCAGATtaggttcgtaaaccgtttaaaccagatatatggagaaatatatgagaacttttttGATTCGGTAAAAATAAGTtaagaatttatgattcgagaatatttgagacgaggccacagctttaagttgttttggtacaattgaatacttctgaagagtaaataggtcgttgatccttaacgtgattatgacatatgtaatgctttggattgtatataaagtttctattttgtatatctgaattatctaagtCTTATAGATACCAtcctgattataattttcaaattttatttttattatatcatattaactttcttttaatttctcaacttttattggattagtcataaaatcattgtaattgagtagataattttcaccagttgttcatccaaaatatctttggagtaaaaaaaacttcatggttaaaggcattatgtcacaaaacaattttagtaattataagaaatataattatgccaaatgaaagtaaagcaacataaaatttgtttaatttgtttaaaagacattttataggtggtgataaataatatactttaacaataaaaaaattttgggtgtaagaacatatttttaatggtaaaatatagagtaaaattgtacgtggttacttattagatgttgctttgatgaatttgttgcatgtaaaatattttgtgaataagttgtgaaacgtttttgaaatttgacaataaaaatttgtaatgatgagtatttggcaaaagttttggttggatataatttagctttagattattgtaataattgttataatatattaaaaatacataaatataaataaatgtatgaaggtagatacaaatattctctaacttaaattatatatatatttactttaggaaataaaatttttttatatattttcaaaaaattgtttaaggtttaggatttatttcttcaacaatttttaaacccgcacatcgtgcgggcccttatctagtatatatataatttccttataatgatcttttctaaaatttaaataaaattaggttttttctctattttacttttatataaaacattttttatggtaggttttgaatttttacatttttctatttaaaaaaataataaatttagaattaacatgtgtcaacatctgaatgatacaattgacatatgtcacgatcttgttaatgagtaactttgacatcaaattttatataataaaatatatataatttccttataatgatcttttctaaattttaaataaaattaggttttttctctatattttacttttatttaaaacattttttatggtaggttttgaatttttacatttttatttttaaaaactttaataaatttagaattgacatgtgtcaatatctgaatgatacaattgactNNNNNNNNNNNNNNNNNNNNNNNNNNNNNNNNNNNNNNNNNNNNNNNNNNNNNNNNNNNNNNNNtttgcccccccccccccccaaaaaaaagattagagatataaaatttatagcttcttttttatatatatatttaattctgcaaaaaaaagaaaaattataacaaatacaaaatgatttttttttaagagtttgcaagataaaaaaaactctcaaattctagattctttatttttttaagataacaTCTTTCAATAATCTTGaatgattataatataattCCTAAAAAATCAATGGTAGAATTGACATTTTTACCAAAGACTTGGAatcattttaaagttttaaacaatcTCAAAAACTCATTAAAGTgggatttggattttgtttagaaaatggAAAAACTTCAAATTCTAGATTCTCGTATTATTTTATGAAACCcacttttcaaaaaattatgattagtcataaaatagatttttttctaaaaaactaataccaaaaactatttcaaaaaccACAACATTCATGGCctctaaatcatttaaaataatttaaagttaGATTTAGCTTCAATTGGTGACCACATTTTAGGAAAAGAATGAGAATAAATGTGATATTGCTCtttattccacaatttttttaccatttgatagtaataattcttcttctacattcttcaaaaaataaggaacaatagaacaaaaatgttcctCCCCAAAATTAATGAGGAACAAATGGAACCGAAAAaggaacaaatattaaaattcatttttatattttaaaataaataaaaaatatgtttattaataatatgtcaattttctaatataataattttcataatgtattgacagtaaaaataattttgatatgaattctatgttaaactaatcttaaaactctctatttgaaaactatacatttcttttatttataaaatgtaaattcaTTGTATAGACATTAGAAGTAGTAGTATTAtcattgaatttgatttatttaatatttaatatatttaaacatatatttttattaactttttactcgtattatttacaaatatttaaatttggatAAACCCCGGCCGAACTGCATACTACACTCAACAGACCCATTGATTCTTAGTACCTTTAATAAAATCTAAGCCCAATTCAAGGCCCATCTAAGAGCTTCCGCTTTCCATCTTTCACAACTTCGATCATCTCTCTCAGAGGACATATCCGAAGCTTCTCCGATCTCGCAATTCACAGAGAAGGATCCACGTTTCATGTGTTTCTGCTGATTCAGGAGAACAAGGGATCTGATCTCAATTGAGTTTTAAAAGCAAGCTCTCTCACTCTCCACCGCATCGGCTCGAGCTTTCACCATTGTCTCCTCCACTAAAGACCTTCGCCTCCGTTCACCATTACTCCGTTACAGTTGTATCTCTTCTCTTTAAAAAGGGTAGAAGCTAGGAAAGGTTTTGGATCTCCTTTTCCCGATCCCGATCTCTCCTGCCAAATTCCGCCGATTTTTGCAGTACCTCTGTGTCGTGATCTGCTGCCAGGTAAACTGCACTTGCCTCGATCCACTTCCTCCTACGCTTTTCGTTTTTGAAATCTCCGTTTAGAACTGTGATTAGTTCTCAAGGTTTCGTGGTTTTTGCTGATTTGCTATTACCTCTAATGAACTTAGTTAGATCTGAATTTGTGTTACTTAGTTTAGTTTTTAGTCACGGATATATCTGAAACCTTTTGGTAACATAGATCGGAATAAGTTACTGAGAATATCCGAATTTGGCGAAACGAATCCTGTTATTGAAAGAGTTTGTGTAAACTGATTTAGTCAATGTAGCCTTCAGCAGATTTATggaagagaaaggagaaaatGTATGTTTGTGCATGTAACTATCTTCTGTTAAGCTAATGTATAATTGCCAATCACCTTAAGTGAACTTTCGATTTTGTTCAGTTGATATCAGGGAATGATGATTTACATAACTTTGTTTGGGCGTTTTTATTGTCAATTTGTTTCTAAAGCTTTTTACAATTTGCAGCCTGCATGATCCGTGTGTGTTTTGGTGTTTGAGCCAAGAAGTTGGGACGAGTATGGGGTATCAAAATCATCCTTCGGGAAGTAACTCGTTCCATGGAGAGTTCAAGAGTTGTCACTCCAAACCGTCCAAGGGTGCTGTGGCATCCATGATCAATTCTGAAATTGGTGCAGTTTTGGCTGTGATGAGGAGAAATGTACGGTGGGGTGTACGCTATATTGCAGATGATGATCAGTTAGAGCATTCTCTTATCCATTCTTTGAAAGAATTGCGTAAGCAGATATTTTTGTGGCAAAGCAATTGGCAAAATGTTGACCCGATACTGTACATACGGCCTTTTTTGGATGTTATATTGTCGGATGAAACTGGGGCTCCAATCACTGGCGTTGCTTTGTCATCTGTCTACAAGATCTTGACCCTTGACATTTTTACCCTTGAAACCGTGAATGTGGGAGAGGCAATGCATATCATAGTTGATGCTGTAAAAAGCTGTCGTTTCGAGGTAACTGATCCAGCCTCAGAGGAAGTTGTTCTGATGAAGATACTTCAAGTTCTGCTGGCTTGCATAAAGAGTAAGGCCTCTAGTGGATTGAGTAATCAAGACATTTGCACCATCGTCAACACTTGTTTGCGTGTTGTTCATCAATCAAGCTCCAAAAGTGAATTGTTGCAGCGTATAGCTCGCCACACAATGCATGAGTTGATTAGATGTATATTCTCTCAGCTTCCTTCTATCATCCCCTTGGCTAATGAAACTGAATTACATGTCAGCGATAAGGTAATACAAATTAATCTTTCATGCTAGCATATTTTAAGAGTGTTCTACATGTTAAGCCCCTATAGATATAAGATTTAAACATGCACAAAATTGTATTGCGTTatgatttatctgctaagcatgttGATTGATAGAAGATTGCTCATCTTAAAACTTACGCAGATGAGTAAGTTTTAAGGTGTATTGTATTACGAAGATTCAATATCTTGTCAAGAGTGTTTGTTGTTCACAAATTTCTAACGCTATTCTATGTTGTCTAGGTGGGAACAGTGGACTGGGATCAGAATTCTGGAGAAAGCAAAGttgaaaatggaaatattgCTAGTGTATCTGATTCTCTCGGCACTGAAAAAGATTCTCCAAGTTCTGAGATGGTTATTCCAGAAGCAGAAGTTcgaaatgatgaaaagaaaactGAGGTCAACGATGACTTGAATGTTGCTGCAAATGTTGAAAATGCAATGATGGCGCCTTTTGGTATTCCATGCATGGTAGAGATTTTTCATTTCTTGTGTAACCTATTGAATGTTGGAGAAAATGGTGAAGTCAATTCCAGATCCAACCCAATAGCGTTTGATGAAGATGTTCCTCTTTTCGCTCTAGGCTTAATTAATTCTGCTATAGAACTTGGAGGGCCTTCTTTCCGTGAGCACCCAAAGCTGTTGAATTTGATTCAGGATGAGTTATTCTCTAGCTTGATGCAGTTTGGTGTGTCCATGAGCCCTCTGATTCTTTCTACAGTTTGCAGCATCGTTCTTAATCTCTACCTAAATCTTCGTACTGAGCTTAAGGTACAGCTTGAAGCTTTCTTTTCATATGTACTTCTGAGGATTGCACAGAGCAAACATGGCTCTTCTTATCAGCAACAGGAGGTTGCTATGGAGGCTATGGTTGATCTTTGCAGACAGCATACTTTCATGGCTGAAGTGTTTGCAAATTTCGATTGTGATATAACTTGCAGTAATGTGTTTGAAGATGTTTCAAACCTGCTATCCAAGAGTGCCTTCCCAGTTAATGGGCCTTTATCTGCTATGCATATACTTGCATTGGATGGGTTAATTTCTATGGTTCAGGGAATGGCTGAGAGGGTGGGTGAGGAATTGCCCTCTACAGATGTTCCTACACATGAAGGATATGAAGAATTCTGGACAGCGAGATGTGAGAATTACGGAGATCCTAATTTTTGGGTTCCTTTTGTCCGAAAGGCAAAGCATATAAAGAAAAAGCTGATGCTTGGGGCTGATCATTTTAACCGTGATCCTAGAAAAGGCTTACAGTATCTCCAAGGGATGAACTTGTTGCCTAAGGAACTTGATCCAAAGAGTGTGGCATGTTTCTTCAGGTATACATGTGGGTTAGATATGGATCTTATAGGAGATTTCCTCGGAAGTCATGACCAGTACTGTGTTCAGGTGCTTAATGAGTTTGCCAAGACGTTCGACTTCCAGAACATGAATCTTGCTACTGCTCTGCGTCTCTTTGTAGGTACCTTTAGGTTGCCTGGCGAGGCACAGAAGATACAGAGAGTGCTGGAGGCGTTTTCTGAGAGATACTATGAACAGTCACCACATATACTGATTAATAAAGATGCTGCCTTCGTGTTAGCTTACTCGATTATATTGCTGAACGTTGATCAGCACAACAAGCAGGTGAAGACAAGGATGACTGAAGAAGATTTCATCCGTAACAACAGGGAGATAAATGGAGGCGCAGACCTTCCTAGAGAGTACCTATCTGAGATTTATCATTCAATTAGCAGCAGTGAGATTCAGATGAACNNNNNNNNNNNNNNNNNNNNNNNNNNNNNNNNNNNNNNNNNNNNNNNNNNNNNNNNNNNNNNNNNNNNNNNNNNNNNNNNNNNNNNNNNNNNNNNNNNNNNNNNNNNNNNNNNNNNNNNNNNNNNNNNNNNNNNNNNNNNNNNNNNNNNNNNNNN
It encodes the following:
- the LOC109127354 gene encoding ARF guanine-nucleotide exchange factor GNL1-like, with the protein product MGYQNHPSGSNSFHGEFKSCHSKPSKGAVASMINSEIGAVLAVMRRNVRWGVRYIADDDQLEHSLIHSLKELRKQIFLWQSNWQNVDPILYIRPFLDVILSDETGAPITGVALSSVYKILTLDIFTLETVNVGEAMHIIVDAVKSCRFEVTDPASEEVVLMKILQVLLACIKSKASSGLSNQDICTIVNTCLRVVHQSSSKSELLQRIARHTMHELIRCIFSQLPSIIPLANETELHVSDKVGTVDWDQNSGESKVENGNIASVSDSLGTEKDSPSSEMVIPEAEVRNDEKKTEVNDDLNVAANVENAMMAPFGIPCMVEIFHFLCNLLNVGENGEVNSRSNPIAFDEDVPLFALGLINSAIELGGPSFREHPKLLNLIQDELFSSLMQFGVSMSPLILSTVCSIVLNLYLNLRTELKVQLEAFFSYVLLRIAQSKHGSSYQQQEVAMEAMVDLCRQHTFMAEVFANFDCDITCSNVFEDVSNLLSKSAFPVNGPLSAMHILALDGLISMVQGMAERVGEELPSTDVPTHEGYEEFWTARCENYGDPNFWVPFVRKAKHIKKKLMLGADHFNRDPRKGLQYLQGMNLLPKELDPKSVACFFRYTCGLDMDLIGDFLGSHDQYCVQVLNEFAKTFDFQNMNLATALRLFVGTFRLPGEAQKIQRVLEAFSERYYEQSPHILINKDAAFVLAYSIILLNVDQHNKQVKTRMTEEDFIRNNREINGGADLPREYLSEIYHSISSREDARARMATEAVFLIANKYGDYVSSGWKNILECVLSLNKLQILPVHIASDAADDPEPSTSNLEQEKPSTNPLSVVSQPQPLAAPRKSSSFIGRFLWSLDVEETNALPTEEELVVYKHARGIVKDCHIDSIFSDSKFLQAESLQQLVNSLIKAPEKDEASAVFCLELLIAVTLNNRDRILLIWQTAYEHISGIVQSTSTPCALVEKAVFGVLKICQRLLPYKENLTDELLKSLQLVLKLKANVADAYCERITQEVARLVKANASHIRSYIGWRTIVSLLSITARHPEASDAGFEALRFIMSEGAHLLPSNYILCLDAAGQFAESRLGDIDRSISAIDLMSNSVFCLARWSQEAKNSFGEDDAMMKLSQDIGEMWLRLVENLKAVCLDQRDQVRNHAILMLQRAIAGAEGIMLPQPLWFKCFDSSVFPLLDDLLAISIENSKKTFKKTVEETLVLATKLMSKAFLQSLEDISQQPSFCRLWLGVLNRLETYMSTKFRGKRSEKIHELIPELLKNTLLVMKTTGVLLPGDDIGSDSFWQLTWLHVKKISPSLQSEVFPQEELDQFQRRNAKPEDSPAPENEARD